Within the Aspergillus luchuensis IFO 4308 DNA, chromosome 5, nearly complete sequence genome, the region TTGGCAGAAACAGCCCAAAGCCTATTATATCTATCGAAGTATGTTTGTCTTTGCTATCCTCTTGGAGCCAAACCCTGGTATTATGCCACTATCGAATGATTGTCCGTCGGGTAATAGTCAAAATTGGAGTCGAGAACGGTCGTTATTTACATCAATCTGGGTATTTTCAGGGATATCAAATGACCAATCTGTTTTGGTCTCAAGAGAGATACGGGACAAGATACTACTCTACTAAGTAGTCTATTCGGGTGTGATAAGTGACGGTTAACTTCGGACTGTTATGACAGAAGATCTAATTCCACTGGCGGAGCATATCTGACTGGGGAGATATAGCAGTGGTCGATAGTCAGAAGGATgcatatgatgataataGGATTGTCAGAATTTACCGCATTAGGGCACATTATTGCTCTGTTCCAAATTTACCTAACATAATTCTACTCAATGGAGCATCAATCCTAATCGATAATGATCAGCCTAACAGACCGCACAAGTCGATTATGCGACACTTGCTTTTATCACCCCACATCAACTACCCCTCATGCTCATGCGAGCAGCACACGAGAGACCCAAATGGCAAAGTCGCCCCGACACCATAACCCGATGCAGACAACAACATCGGGCCATGACATATCCGATGTGATACGTTTACAGGAGGGAGGATTTTCACGGTTAAAGATTGGGAGGTGGTTAGTGGGGAATCTGTGGTTTATATCAAGAGGGGGATTATGGGATGTTTATGGGTGATGACTGCAGTGGTATGCAGCACCGGAGTCAAAATATAGAAAGTGTCGCTGAATTCCCTCAAGGGGTTGGATGGACGATAAAGCATGGTAGTGTAATCATTGTAGGTCACCCTACATCGTATTCAACAAGCATTATGATAAGTAGTACTGGACATGACGTGAAAAGACGCTTAATGAATGGGCTCATATCACATGATCAGAAGGAGAAAAGCCCCGATAATCAAAACAGCCGACACCAGACACAATGAGAGATGCTCACATCCTATGTCATTCCGGCCGCTGCCCGTACACAATGTGCACTTTCGTGTACAAGTGGTTATTCAAGTCGCGCAACTCCTGTTTCATGCCGGCAACAAAAACTTCAATCTCCGTTCTTTCCCAGCCCATCACGCGCGTGAACAGCGCGTAGCAGTACGGGCCCAACGCCTCGAACATGTTGACTTGGTGATAGCGACCGAGATCTTTCATCTTGGGGTCCTTCGGCCAGGGGCTTTGGGGGAGCTGCGACCGTCAGtatgaaaaaataaatgGACAATGTGTCGGGAATGATACCTTGAAGATCTCTTCCCGGACATTGACGAAACCGgccttttccatcttctccttccagctGTGCACACTGGTCATGTCTTTTCCATACTCCCGAGCGCAGTCATGCATATAGACTATGCCCTCTAGCAGATTCTTGGCCCTTAAATGTGTATCGTCGTCTGAGTATGTGTTGACCTCCATGGAGGccatttccatccatcctcccgGCTTCAGATTCTCGAGTGCTTGGCGATAGAGGTTGTCGATATCGCGAACGCAGCCTTCTAGCTCTCGACCGTGGATATAATCAAAAGGTTTGCTGTAGGACCATGGTTGCTCAAAATCATCGACTTCGAATCGGCAATTCGGCGGAATCCTGCACGGTCAGTGGCGAGGACCTCAACGGCAGCTGGCAACACCTACCAGGACGGTTGAATGGGACTGAGATCGTTTCCTGCGTCATCTTGTCAGTGATCCATCATTTTTCAGTCGTGTCGCTCATCGTACCGATCACTTCTGCTTCGGGATGCTCGCTGCCAGCACGCATTAGCGCTATTGATTGTCAGAGGTATCACATGTCCCCGCTTACTCGGCATAGTCGATCGCCCAGATTCCCGTGCCGGTTCCAATGTCTAGTACGCGCGCGGGATTTTTGATGGGTGCTCTGTTCAGCTCTCCCTTGAAGAGCATACGATAGATGTGGTGGCTCTGTTCCGGTCAACGCTGGACTC harbors:
- a CDS encoding class I SAM-dependent methyltransferase (COG:S;~EggNog:ENOG410PUVA;~InterPro:IPR029063;~PFAM:PF13489,PF13847,PF13649), with protein sequence MCSDRAPPPPPESSVIEPDNFSDNDSTYPGSLGDASYTTSITSSAMNYAYENGRRYHSYHEGEYVLPNDEQEQDRLDLSHHIYRMLFKGELNRAPIKNPARVLDIGTGTGIWAIDYADEHPEAEVIGNDLSPIQPSWIPPNCRFEVDDFEQPWSYSKPFDYIHGRELEGCVRDIDNLYRQALENLKPGGWMEMASMEVNTYSDDDTHLRAKNLLEGIVYMHDCAREYGKDMTSVHSWKEKMEKAGFVNVREEIFKLPQSPWPKDPKMKDLGRYHQVNMFEALGPYCYALFTRVMGWERTEIEVFVAGMKQELRDLNNHLYTKVHIVYGQRPE